The Rhodothermales bacterium region GAAGAGAAGTGGTCGGATTCACCGAGGATGAGGATCCGCCCATCGTGGGCGACCCGATCGGTGCGGACGGGCTCAGGGCCGATCTTCACCATGAGATGATACAGTACGGGGCCGCGGAGTTAGTAGAGATTGCGGATCTCGAATTTGCGTGGTGTGAACGAGAAATGCGAGCCGCCTCAAACGAGCTGGGCTACGGTGATGATTGGAAAGCGGCGCTCGAGCACGTCAAGACACTGCACGTGGCACCGGGCGCTCAGCCCGAACTCGTTCGGCAGTTGGCGCACGAAGCTGTCGACTTCCTTCGGGAAAACGATCTCCTGACTATTCCACCGCTTGCGGAGGAGGTCTGGCGGATGACGATGCTTTCTCCCGAGCGGCAGAAGGTGGCTCCCTTCTTTCTGGGTGGAGAAGTCGTGCAAGTATCGTATCCGACGAGTGAAATGGCTCACGCCGACAAGCTCATGTCGATGCGCGGTAACAATATTCACTTCTCTCGTGCCGTCGTCCATCATGAACTCATTCCGGGCCATCACTTGCAAGGGTTCATGACAAGCCGGTACAACACACATCGCAAGGCATTCCGGACACCGTTCTGGACAGAGGGATGGGCTTTGTACTGGGAGATGATCCTGTGGGATAAGGACTTTCCACAGTCGGCTGAGGATCGCATCGGCATGCTCTTCTGGAGAATGCACCGCGCGGCCAGAATCATCTTCTCACTTCGCTTCCACCTCGGCACCATGACTCCGCAGGAAGCGATCGACTTTCTGGTCGACGAGGTGGGGCACGAGCGGGCGAGCGCTACTGCAGAAGTGAGGCGCTCCTTCAACGGGACGTATCCCCCCTTGTATCAGGCAGCATACATGCTCGGTGGATTGCAGATACGCGCTTTGCACGACGAGTTAGTGGGCGGCGGTCGAATGAGCAATCGAGCTTTCCACGATGCGATTCTCCAGGGCGGGACGATGCCGATCGAAATGGTGCGGGCGCGACTGCTGGACACCGCACCGGCGCGCGATTTTCAGGCTAGCTGGAGATTCTACGGAAACCCGCTCGACAAATGACGTGATCCCGCGTCGACCTACCCCGCCGTACCCTGCCCCGTGCCGGTCAGATAGTTGTATTCCGATCCGAAGACGCTGTGCGGGATGAAGTACACGATGAGCGTAACGAGCCCCGCCAGATACACAACCTTTCTGTTCCGCCGATCGCCCCGATTCAGGAACGCGGCCAGCAGCCAGAACGCCAGCTCGAGCAGCACCTTGTTGTCCGTCCAGTCGTAGCCGAATGGAATTCCGGCCCACAGCACTCCGAAGGCATACCACTGAACGACGGGCCCGAGAACAAATGCGCCGAGCAGTAGCGATCCGATCGTCCACCACAGGAGCTTCTTGAACGAGCCGCCAACGGCCGCTTCCAGAATCGTTCGGAGTGCCAGCGTCATCGAGGCAAATACTACCAGAATGTGCACCATGAGCGGAATTCTCGGAACGTCCGCTTTGTAGCGAGCATAAATCGGATCACTTCCGGTAATGGACACTGCCTCCCCCTGCCCATCGTCAACGAAGACAAAAAACTCGTACTTGCCGGCACGTACCTGAAGACTCGGCAGCATCGCTCCGAGTCCACGATCCGAGCCTTTCCTGCCGCGCCGCGAGTGGTGAAACTCGCCGCGCTCCATCGACATCGACGACCACTCATCGTCCGACTTGAACCGACGATACTGAACTGTGCCTGACACGGGGACCGGCACCGGATCGAGCAACATCACCGCGAGGTCTGAGCCGATCGTTTCGCTGCGCAATATTTTGAAGTGCACGGTTCCGTGTGCCGTCTCAAGATCTCCTTCGAGCGGATACGTCGGTCCCGTCCTGTCCTGCCAGGAAAAGCAGGCGACGGTGAAGATGATCGCGATCGTCCAGAGCAGCGCGCTGGTCACGACCGGACTACGATTCCTGAACTCCGCAATTGACACTGTTCACCCTCCTTGTTTGCTTTGACGATCGCTCGTCTCGGGTTTCCTTTCGCCTCAAGAGCCGGGTCGGGTCTAGAGCATCTTGACGGCAGACCTCACGCCCGGCCCATCGTCCGAGGCCTCAATGCGGAAGCCGAGGTGTTTCGCCAGATCCAGCATCGGCTGGTTGTCCGTCAAGATCAGTCCCTCCATTAAACGAAAACCCCGATTCCGAGCCGACTCCATCAGCCGGATCATGATCCCCGAACCGATTCCCTTTCGCTGCCAGGAGTCGGCAACGACGAGCGCAAACTCGCAGCTCTTGCCGTCCGGCAGCATAGAGTAACGTCCGACCGCAATCTGTTCTTCCTTGTCGTCTTCGGTGACAACCGCGATCAGCGCCAGTTCGCGATCGTAGTCGATCTGCGTGAAGCGGATCAACATTTCGGGCGTCAGCTCCTGCAGCCGACGCATGAAGCGGAAGTACTTGGCCTCCTGTGACAGATCGCGAACAAACGCGTGTTCAATCTCGGCGTCCTCCGGCCGTATCGGCCGTATGATCACGTCCGTCCCGTCGCTCAACTGAACGGTACTGGCCAGGTGGACCGGATACGGATGCACGGCCATGTGGTGATAGCGATCCAGGTGCGGTGTGACGTTTCCGATCGAGATCCGCACGTCGAGAGCCATCGCGCCTTCGGGGTCAAGCATCAGAGGATTGATATCCAGCTCCTGAATTTGCGGTAGCTCGCAGGCCATTTCCGATACGCGTCCCAGTATCTGCTGAAGCGACGACATCTTTGCAGCCGGCAGGTTGCGGTAGGCTCCCAGCAACTTGTGGATCTTTGTCTTCTGGATCAGATCATCAATGATGAATGAGTTCACGGGCGGAAGTGCCACGGCGCGATCCCGAATCACTTCAACGGCCGTGCCTCCCGCGCCGAAGGCCAGGATCGGTCCGAATACCGGGTCGCGTGCAATGCCGACGAGCAGTTCGCGACCGTGCGACCGGTCATACATCTTTTCCACCGTGACCCCTTCGATGGTGGCGTCCGGCCGAATCTTCTGAACACTCTCGACGAGATCCTGATAGGCGCCTCGAACGGCTCGTGCGTTGGCGATGTTGAGCCGCACGCCCGATACGTCCGATTTGTGGGATATGTCGGGCGAGCTGATTTTCATCACGACCGGAAAGCCCAGGTTCTCAGCGGCCACGAGCGCCTCGCCGGCTGAGCGTGCCTCCAATCCCCGGGCGACCGGAATCCGAAACGCCGTCAGGAGCGCCTTTGCCTCCATCGTGGTCAGCAGATCGCGGCCCTCGACGAGAGCTCCCTCGATGATGAGTCGTGCTCCGTCCAGGTCCGGTTCGTTTTTTTCGTGCAGTGGTGACGGCGTTTGAAGCAGCAGCTTCTGGTTGCGATGATAGCGAGCGAGATAGGCGAACGCCTCGACGGATGCTTCCGGACTCGGAAACACCGGTACATCGTGCTTCGCGAAATACGCCCACCCTTCCTTGACCTGATGCTCTCCCAACCACGTGGCCAGGAGCGGCTTGTCGATGCCTTCGCTCGCCGCAACGACTGACTGCGCTGCATCCAGCGGATTCGTCATCGCCTGCGGTGTCAACATCGCCAGCACACCGTCCACGTTCGGATCTGCAAGGCACAGTGCGACCGCATCGTGGTATCGCTCCGGAGAAGCGTCTCCCAGAATATCAACAGGGTTGCCTCTCGACCAGTGTTCGGGCAGCATCTTGTCGAGCCCTTCCATGGCATCCGGCGAGAGTTCGGCCAGAGAAATTCCCAGATCGATTGCGCGGTCGGTTGCCAGAACACCGGGCCCTCCAGCGTTCGTAACGATCGCGAGCCGATCGCCGCGCACCCTGTGACTCGTCGACAGCAGCTGAGCGGCGGAGAACAACTGCTCGACGGTCATCACCCGAACTACACCTGCCCGCTGCAGTGCGGCATCGAATACGTCGTCTCCTCCAACGAGGGATCCGGTGTGCGACATGGCCGCCCGCGAACCTTCCTCGTGACGGCCGGCCTTGATCACGATCACGGGCTTCAGGCGGGCCGCAACCCGCAATCCACTCATGAAGCTGCGGGAATTTCGGACGCCTTCTACATACAGCAGGATACTGGATGTCTTGGGGTCGAGGGCGAGATAGTCCAGCACGTCACCAAAATCCACGTCTGCCATGCCGCCCATCGACACCATGGCGGAAAACCCGATCCCGCGATCGACCGCCCAGTCGAGAATGGCCGTGCAGAGGGCGCCCGACTGTGAGACAAGCGCCAGGGATCCTTCCCTGGCCGTATTGTTGCTGAACGTTGCATTCAGTCCCATCGACGGCCGTATGAGGCCAAGGCAGTTCGGTCCGAGAATCCTGAGATTGTAGCGACGGGCCTCCGCAAGCAGTGCCTGCTCCCTCGACTTCCCGACACCCTCCAGCTCCGAAAACCCGGCCGACATCACGATGGCGGCTCCCACCCCCTGTTCACCGCACTGATGAATGATGTTCGGAACGGTTGCAGCCGGCGTGGCGATTACCGCCAGGTCCACGACTTCCGGGACGTCTTCGATGGACGGATAGCAGGTTACATCGCCGATCTTGTCGCGCTTGGGGTTAACGGGATACACCGGGCCCTTGAATCCGGCGGAAAGAATATTTCTGTAGACGAACGTTCCGAGCGTTCCTTCTCGATCACTGGCACCGATGAGCGCCACACTTTGCGGCGAGAACATGGGCCCGAGATAATGCTTGTCCATGCTAGGATGATCTATGCTTTAAGCACCCAGAGTGCTAAATATTTCTGTGTCGACGCCTGACTTTGACGGACACGAAGTATCGCCCAGCCAGCGGAATGAACAAGTCGGGGAATCTCTTACACGTTGAGTAAGGGTGAGCCCCCTTCAGCCGTCGAATTAACGTCCGTGCAGTCACTGGATGATGCCCGCGGACGGGTGCAGGTCTGCACGCGAGACCGACCGTTGCGCACTCGAATCGGAATGCCGAAGTTGTCAGCAGTTTCTGATAAGACGAATGTACAACTGAGATCATGGATATTAGCCGCAGAGATTTTCTAGCTGCCGTGACCACTACGGCCGGAGCCGCAACCTTCGTCTCGGCGCTACCTCGCCGGCAGCCGGACTTCGCGGGCGAGATGAGCATCCAGGGAGTCATCGATCTCATTCTCCGCGATCTGCCAACGGATCCCATTCCAGAGACAGTCGATACAGTCAAAATCGGCGATACCAGGCAATCAGTATCTGGAATCGCCGTCACGTTCCTGGCTACGTCTGCCGTGATCGAGGCTGCGGCGGCACAGGGCGCTAACCTCATCATCACGCACGAACCAACCTTTTACAACCATCTCGATGAGACCGACTGGCTGAAGAACAATCCCGTGTACGATGCGAAGGTCAGCCTCATCGAGCGTCACGGCGTTGTGGTCTGGCGTCTTCACGACCACTTGCACCGCACGCAGCAAGACGACATTACACACGGCGTCCTTCGCACGCTTGGATGGGAGGCATTCGCGAGTCCGGAAGACAACTATCTGTGCAAGATCCCAAAGTCGAGTCTGGCCGATCTTGCGGACTTTCTAAAACACAGGCTCGGTGCACAAGCGGTTCGCACGATCGGAGATCCGGAGATGCCGTGCACAGGAATTGGTGTTCTCATGGGAGCCTGGGGTGGTCGACGGCAGATTGAATACCTGTCGCGCGCAGATGTAGACGTCGTCATATGTGGCGAAGCGCGTGAATGGGAGACCACGGAATATGTACGTGACGCCAATGAGCACGGGATGGCCAAAGGGCTTATCGTCGTCGGGCATGCGCTGAGCGAGGAGCCCGGCATGGCGTGGTTCTCCGAGTGGCTGCGACCACGAGTGCCGGGCGTTGACGTGGTGCACATCCCGGCGGGTGATCCATTTCGAGTTGTGTGACTGCCCATGGGATCGGCCGGACCTGCATGGAACCCGGATCACGTCGGGGATGACAGGGCGGCCCGGATGACAGGCGTCCGGGATGACGTACGGGACCACTCCCTGTCATGCCCATGCGGCGGGGCCGCTCCACCTCCCCGTCATGCCCGCGAAGGCGGGCATCCAGACAACGGTGCGTCCGCCAGCGACTTGCATGGATCCCGGATCACGTCCGGGATGACAGTCGGCCGGGATGACGTATGGGCATACCTCCTCGTCATACCCGCGAAGATGGGGCCGCTACACTCCCCGTCATGCCCGCGAAGGCGGGCATCCAATCAGCGGTGGATCCGGGCCTTACCCGCTACAGCGCCTCCATCAGCTCTTCGAGCCAGCGCAGTTCCTGGTATATGGATCCGGCGTCGTGACTGCTACCATCGCCCATCACGATCCGATTGTCGTCCGCGCGGTAGTATCTATAAATCGCATAAGCATGCCGTGGTACGGCGGATGCCTGCGTCGGCGCCTGTCTACGTGAGGCGAAAAACTCGTACATCGGTCTCGACAGAAGCAGGAGATATTTCTCCCCGATTCGCGGCGCAAACTCATTCTGCCCCATGCCATTACGGAATTGTCCCCTTTGCCGCAGAAAGAGGGTGTCCGCGGAAACTTCTCCCTTCAGCGTTTCCACAACGCGCACGGCTATCGTCGACCGATAACCGTCGGTCGGTTCATCTGAATCGCCGAAATCAACGACTTCGGCTACCACCACGGGATCTGAGAAGAGGCCCTGCTCCATGAACGGACGGGCGTCGGAGGTCATCGCATGAACGAGATCTATCCCGCCCGCCTGAAGACGCTCGAGCTTCTGGAGATCCAGACCGTGGATCACCATAACGAATGAGAAAAACTCGGCCAGGTCGCCAGCGTTCGGGGCGCCGATTGTCTGCAACTGACGCAGCAGGTAGCTCTCAACGGCCGACGCACTTTCCACCGATCCGAGAGAAGCAAGGTGATCACGTCTTGCTGTCCGCATATCCTGAGCCGTGACCAACCCCGGAGAAGCCGGAATCAACAGCGCAAGAACGAGCGCCACTCGGATCAGATGACGGGGCATGGGCCTCAAATCTTGATGATAATCCGACGACGATACATAACCAGCAGCACCAGATACCACCCCACGATCCAGACGATGGCGTACGCGAGCGATGCCGGTTTCGGAGGTAGAACCGCCGAAAACACGTTCTGATACAGGAAGGCACTTAACGAAATATCTCCCACCTTGATCAGTGACAGCGTCCTCGCCACAACACCACTCATCACGAAGACCGTGATGGCGTTAACGCCATACACGACAAACGGCTCGGACCAGCCCTTGTATCCTCTAAGATCAATGAAGTAGTAACACAACGCCAGAAAAGCGAATGCCTGGCCACCTGTAAACACTACATACGAGGAGGTCCAGATCCCCTTGTTGATCGGGAAGAACCAGCTCCAGATGTAGCCTGCGATGATCAGCAGAACACCGTATGCGAAGAGGGTGACGGCCCGGTCCACGGTTTCCCGTGGCGATATCAGAATGCGGCCTGCCCACACACCGAGAAATGTCGTCACGATGGCGGGAAAGGTGCTCAGCAGTCCCTCCGGATCCCACTGATGATCCACAGCCGCCCAGAGATGTTGGCCGAACACCAACCGGTCGATATAGGCCGACAGTGTCGCGGTGGGTTCATCGATCAGTCCCGCGCCGTAACCCGGCACCGGAATTACTTTCATCGCTAGCCAATAGCCTAGCAGGATCACCACCGAGATGATCACCTGCGTCCGCGTGGTCGTAAACAGGTACAGGAGCGATACGACCAGATAGCACACCGCGATCCGCTGAAGGACACCCGGAATACGAATACTCGTCAGGGACGACGACAGTCCGAACTCTGGCGAAAACGTAAAGAAAGGATAACCCGCCAGAAAGAGACCGAGCAGGAACAGAACCGCCGACCGCCGCAACAGCTTCGGCACCAGCGTCCGGGCCTCTACTCCCTGCGACAGTCGCTTCTCGAAAGCAAGAACGACAGCCACGCCGACGATGAAAAGGAAGAAGGGAAAGACCAGGTCCGTCGGGGTCCAGCCGTGCCACTTCGCGTGGAGCAGGGGCGGATACACATGGGACCAGGACCCCGGATTGTTCACGAGGATCATGCCGACGATCGTGATGCCTCTGAAGACGTCCAGGGAAACGATGCGGCTTGTCGGTTGAGACAGTGCCGAGGCTGATGATGACATGGGGCGCACGCTGCGTTCGTGATGTGCGGTCCACGTTACCCCGATCAGCCATCAGAAACAAGATCCCTCGCGTCCACGCCTGCCCGGCCAGGCAGGCTGGGAATCGTTCCAGTCTCTCGCCTGGGTGCAGATCCTCTCCGTGGCGACCGGGCTCATGCTCCTCCGCGCGGATGCTCAGGCGGTCCGGGCAACGTGTCTTTCCGTCACCGCTGTCTGCTTCCCCGTATCGGGATCCCCATGCCGTTTTATACCACCCGCCGGGAGCTGCACCAGGGATTCATCCGGCGGCGCTGGCTATATCCCACCATCATCCCGGGTGCAAACCTGCATTTTGTCGGGACACCGCCACACTGGACAAAAAGGTAGGGGAAGTTCCTACACCAACAGTATGGTCTCTCTGCCCGAAGATCTGTGGTATCAAGAATATCCTTAACCCCTTAGCGGTCGCAGGACCCGGCGCGAATACACGAGACGTTTTGTCCATTTTCGCGCCTCCTGTGGCGATTTGCATGATCTGGCAGTCGGCAGGTATTGAAATGTGACCGTGTTTTCTTTAGCGTAACCGGAGCGGCAACGATGAGCGAGTCCCCTCAACCATCCGAAATTCTTGATTGTCGCAACACTCGACTGACTTCACCCAAACGAAGGAAGGTGGTCTTTATGATGCTTGGTTTACAACGGACGCTCTACCGGCTGCGGCCGACGAGCGCAATCGGCACATTCTGTATGCTGGCGGTCCTCGTCTCCCTCATGGGTGTAGACGCAGCGAGTGCCCAGCTGCAGGTTAGCGGCAGCGTCGTTGCCGCCGAGGACCTCACGCCATTGCCGGGCGTGAACATCGTGGAAGTCGGAACGACGCGCGGAGCGTCGACTGACTTCGACGGCAAGTTCTCGTTCATTGCATCGAGCCCGACGGCGACGATTGCCGTTTCATTTGTGGGCTTTGTCACACAATACATTGACCTCAACGGACAGACACAAATCGAGATCAGGCTCGCGGAGGATGTGGGCATGCTCGAAGAAGTTGTCGTCACGGCCTTCGGTATCGAGCGTCAGGCACGGGCGGTCGGCTACTCCGTGTCCGAGGTGGGAGGCGAAAGCCTTCGCCAGGCACGCGAGAACAACGTGGCGAACGCGCTGTCCGGTAAGATTGCCGGCGTCGCCGTAAGCAAACCTGCCTCAGGACCTGGTGGCTCCAGCCGCGTCATCATCCGCGGAAACACGGCCCTGCAGGGGAATAACCAGCCGCTCTACGTTGTCGACGGAATTCCGATCGACAATAGCAATCTCGGCAGCGCCGGGATGTGGGGAGGCCAAGATCTTGGCGACGGTATCTCCAGTATCAACCCGGATGATATCGACAACATTTCAGTGCTCAAGGGACCGGCGGCTGCCGCTCTCTACGGCACGCGTGCCCAGAACGGAGTCATTCTAATTACGACAAAGTCCGGCACGCGACGCGGGCCCGGCGGTGGAATCGGCGTCGAGTACAACTCAAATGTGACGTTTGAGAATCCGGTCGTTGGATACGACTTCCAGGACCAGTACGGACAGGGAACGCGCGGTGCATTCCCGACGACGCAGGAGCAGGCACTGGAGAATGCCTTTGACTCGTGGGGCTCGCGCCTTGGCAGCGGCTCAGCCATTCAGTTCGACGGTGTCACCCGGCCTTACTCATCGGTCGGAGACAACGCAGGTCGATTCTATCGCGCCGGTGTAACAAACACCAATACCCTGTCCTTCACGGGCAACGTCGAGAATACGGCGGTAAGACTCTCGTTCTCGAGGTTGAACAGCGAAAGCATCGTCCCGAACTCGGGGCTTGAGCGATACTCAATCTCACTTCGTGGGACGTCGGACTTCGGAGACAAGCTCTCGGCCGACGTGAAGCTCAACTATGTCCGTGACGACACGCAGAACCGAAGCGAGCTTTCGGACGCCCCAAGGAACGCGAACTACACGGTCGCATTCTTGCCGCCAAACGTGGACGTGGAGACGATGAAGCCGGGATTCTGCTCCGGTGATCCGAATCCGGATGCAGCATTGGGAATTTGTGCCGGCGGTCTCGACGAAAACGCGGAGTTCCGAATTGCGGAGAGCGTGTTCCAACAGAACCCGTACTGGTCCGCCGAGAGATTCACGGCGAGCGACACGAAGAACAGACTACTGGGTCACGCGCAACTTTCGTACGATCTCCTCGACTGGCTCACCGTTCAGGGTCGTGTCGGGCAGGACTGGTACTCAACGCGTCGCACCAGAGTTCAGCCATTCGGTACCGCATTTGTGCCTGCCGGTTCGATTGACGAAGTCAACTGGACCGTCCAGGAGCGCAACTACGACTTCATGTTCCTTGCCGACCGGAAGCTGAATGAGGACGTCAACCTCAACGCGTCGTTCGGAGGCAACAAGCTGCGACAGGATTTCGAGCGGCTTCAGCTGAGCGGCAGCGAGTTCAGCATTCCAGGATTGGAGACGATCTCGAATGCATCGCAGACGTCAACCGGTTTTGACGTTTCGAGAAAGGAGATCAACTCCCTCTATGGATCGGCGGAGCTGGCGTACAAGAACTATCTGTTCCTTACCGGTACCGCACGGAATGACTGGTCATCCACGCTTCCTTCAGACAACAACTCGTTCTTCTACCCGTCGGTGAGTGCGAGCTTTGTCTTTTCCGACGCACTGGATGTACCGGACTGGCTGAGCTTTGGTAAAGTTCGTGCATCGTGGGCGGAAGTCGGTGGCGACACGGATGCGTTCCAACTCAGCCTGACGTACGCTCTTGCCAACTATACACATGCAGGGCAACCGATCGGAAGAGTCGCGCAAACGCAGGTTCCGCTCGCGGATTTGAAGCCTTCGTCACACACTGGCTGGGAGTTGGGCTACGACACCCGATTCTTTGACAACCGACTCGGGTTGGATTTCACCTACTACAGCAGCAAGACGAGTGATCAGATTCTCAGTGCGAGCGTGGCAGGTGAATCGGGTTACAACTCCAAGGTCATCAATGCAGGTGAGATCTCGAATCGGGGCGTGGAATTGCTGCTTTCGGGTACGCCCGTCAGAACGGCCGATATGCGCTGGAATATCGACGCCAACTTCGGTTGGAACGATAATGAGGTGACGCAGCTTCTCGGACCAGCGGCATGTGCGGATCCGTTCCCAAGCGAGGACCTCGAATGCACCAACTTCCTTGGCGTGCTGGGTCTCGGGGGCGCATCACGAATCGCCAGCGGCGCCACGATGGGAATCTTCGCCGAAGTCGGTGAACCGTTCGGTCTTATTAAAGGCCGGAAGTACGCACGCGACGTCAATGGCAACATCGT contains the following coding sequences:
- a CDS encoding DUF885 family protein, which codes for REVVGFTEDEDPPIVGDPIGADGLRADLHHEMIQYGAAELVEIADLEFAWCEREMRAASNELGYGDDWKAALEHVKTLHVAPGAQPELVRQLAHEAVDFLRENDLLTIPPLAEEVWRMTMLSPERQKVAPFFLGGEVVQVSYPTSEMAHADKLMSMRGNNIHFSRAVVHHELIPGHHLQGFMTSRYNTHRKAFRTPFWTEGWALYWEMILWDKDFPQSAEDRIGMLFWRMHRAARIIFSLRFHLGTMTPQEAIDFLVDEVGHERASATAEVRRSFNGTYPPLYQAAYMLGGLQIRALHDELVGGGRMSNRAFHDAILQGGTMPIEMVRARLLDTAPARDFQASWRFYGNPLDK
- a CDS encoding bifunctional acetate--CoA ligase family protein/GNAT family N-acetyltransferase translates to MDKHYLGPMFSPQSVALIGASDREGTLGTFVYRNILSAGFKGPVYPVNPKRDKIGDVTCYPSIEDVPEVVDLAVIATPAATVPNIIHQCGEQGVGAAIVMSAGFSELEGVGKSREQALLAEARRYNLRILGPNCLGLIRPSMGLNATFSNNTAREGSLALVSQSGALCTAILDWAVDRGIGFSAMVSMGGMADVDFGDVLDYLALDPKTSSILLYVEGVRNSRSFMSGLRVAARLKPVIVIKAGRHEEGSRAAMSHTGSLVGGDDVFDAALQRAGVVRVMTVEQLFSAAQLLSTSHRVRGDRLAIVTNAGGPGVLATDRAIDLGISLAELSPDAMEGLDKMLPEHWSRGNPVDILGDASPERYHDAVALCLADPNVDGVLAMLTPQAMTNPLDAAQSVVAASEGIDKPLLATWLGEHQVKEGWAYFAKHDVPVFPSPEASVEAFAYLARYHRNQKLLLQTPSPLHEKNEPDLDGARLIIEGALVEGRDLLTTMEAKALLTAFRIPVARGLEARSAGEALVAAENLGFPVVMKISSPDISHKSDVSGVRLNIANARAVRGAYQDLVESVQKIRPDATIEGVTVEKMYDRSHGRELLVGIARDPVFGPILAFGAGGTAVEVIRDRAVALPPVNSFIIDDLIQKTKIHKLLGAYRNLPAAKMSSLQQILGRVSEMACELPQIQELDINPLMLDPEGAMALDVRISIGNVTPHLDRYHHMAVHPYPVHLASTVQLSDGTDVIIRPIRPEDAEIEHAFVRDLSQEAKYFRFMRRLQELTPEMLIRFTQIDYDRELALIAVVTEDDKEEQIAVGRYSMLPDGKSCEFALVVADSWQRKGIGSGIMIRLMESARNRGFRLMEGLILTDNQPMLDLAKHLGFRIEASDDGPGVRSAVKML
- a CDS encoding twin-arginine translocation signal domain-containing protein, translating into MDISRRDFLAAVTTTAGAATFVSALPRRQPDFAGEMSIQGVIDLILRDLPTDPIPETVDTVKIGDTRQSVSGIAVTFLATSAVIEAAAAQGANLIITHEPTFYNHLDETDWLKNNPVYDAKVSLIERHGVVVWRLHDHLHRTQQDDITHGVLRTLGWEAFASPEDNYLCKIPKSSLADLADFLKHRLGAQAVRTIGDPEMPCTGIGVLMGAWGGRRQIEYLSRADVDVVICGEAREWETTEYVRDANEHGMAKGLIVVGHALSEEPGMAWFSEWLRPRVPGVDVVHIPAGDPFRVV
- a CDS encoding DUF1624 domain-containing protein, encoding MSSSASALSQPTSRIVSLDVFRGITIVGMILVNNPGSWSHVYPPLLHAKWHGWTPTDLVFPFFLFIVGVAVVLAFEKRLSQGVEARTLVPKLLRRSAVLFLLGLFLAGYPFFTFSPEFGLSSSLTSIRIPGVLQRIAVCYLVVSLLYLFTTTRTQVIISVVILLGYWLAMKVIPVPGYGAGLIDEPTATLSAYIDRLVFGQHLWAAVDHQWDPEGLLSTFPAIVTTFLGVWAGRILISPRETVDRAVTLFAYGVLLIIAGYIWSWFFPINKGIWTSSYVVFTGGQAFAFLALCYYFIDLRGYKGWSEPFVVYGVNAITVFVMSGVVARTLSLIKVGDISLSAFLYQNVFSAVLPPKPASLAYAIVWIVGWYLVLLVMYRRRIIIKI
- a CDS encoding SusC/RagA family TonB-linked outer membrane protein; the protein is MLAVLVSLMGVDAASAQLQVSGSVVAAEDLTPLPGVNIVEVGTTRGASTDFDGKFSFIASSPTATIAVSFVGFVTQYIDLNGQTQIEIRLAEDVGMLEEVVVTAFGIERQARAVGYSVSEVGGESLRQARENNVANALSGKIAGVAVSKPASGPGGSSRVIIRGNTALQGNNQPLYVVDGIPIDNSNLGSAGMWGGQDLGDGISSINPDDIDNISVLKGPAAAALYGTRAQNGVILITTKSGTRRGPGGGIGVEYNSNVTFENPVVGYDFQDQYGQGTRGAFPTTQEQALENAFDSWGSRLGSGSAIQFDGVTRPYSSVGDNAGRFYRAGVTNTNTLSFTGNVENTAVRLSFSRLNSESIVPNSGLERYSISLRGTSDFGDKLSADVKLNYVRDDTQNRSELSDAPRNANYTVAFLPPNVDVETMKPGFCSGDPNPDAALGICAGGLDENAEFRIAESVFQQNPYWSAERFTASDTKNRLLGHAQLSYDLLDWLTVQGRVGQDWYSTRRTRVQPFGTAFVPAGSIDEVNWTVQERNYDFMFLADRKLNEDVNLNASFGGNKLRQDFERLQLSGSEFSIPGLETISNASQTSTGFDVSRKEINSLYGSAELAYKNYLFLTGTARNDWSSTLPSDNNSFFYPSVSASFVFSDALDVPDWLSFGKVRASWAEVGGDTDAFQLSLTYALANYTHAGQPIGRVAQTQVPLADLKPSSHTGWELGYDTRFFDNRLGLDFTYYSSKTSDQILSASVAGESGYNSKVINAGEISNRGVELLLSGTPVRTADMRWNIDANFGWNDNEVTQLLGPAACADPFPSEDLECTNFLGVLGLGGASRIASGATMGIFAEVGEPFGLIKGRKYARDVNGNIVLDDSGLPVQGPFEILGNGNPDWTAGITNTFRYKNFTLSALVDIAYGGEIFSGTNANAYGFGLHQNTLDGRSDCDSAGYSSECWVPSGVQFPDGIPFEIGDKGLDGLGPGDDGYTAPDQGEGNGLTQEIFEAGVDNTTAVYPQDYYGRIVGQIAEEFVYDATYVKLRQLQLSYRLPTRWLQKSPIQMATFSIVGRNLWIIHKNIPNVDPESNLNVGNAQGTELAGVPQTRSIGFNVNLRF